From one Formosa sediminum genomic stretch:
- a CDS encoding non-canonical purine NTP diphosphatase has translation MKLVFATNNQNKIKEVQTLIPSHITLLSLADIKCFEDIPETQPTIEGNAIQKANYIKEHYGFDCFADDTGLEVDALNGAPGVYSARYAGPQRSSKDNIKKLLTDLDCATHRTANFKTVIALSLKNIMKTFTGICDGEITTTEHGTDGFGYDPIFKPTGNTQTFAEMPLSKKNTIGHRGKAVSLLVEYLNNLQP, from the coding sequence ATGAAACTTGTATTTGCTACTAATAATCAGAATAAAATTAAAGAAGTTCAAACCTTAATTCCTAGTCACATCACCCTTTTAAGTTTAGCCGATATTAAATGTTTTGAAGATATACCTGAAACACAGCCTACAATTGAAGGAAATGCCATACAGAAAGCAAATTATATAAAAGAACATTATGGTTTTGATTGTTTTGCAGATGATACAGGATTAGAAGTCGATGCTTTAAACGGTGCTCCGGGTGTGTATTCTGCAAGATATGCTGGGCCACAACGCAGTTCAAAAGACAATATAAAAAAACTCTTAACCGATTTAGATTGTGCCACACATCGAACTGCTAATTTTAAAACTGTAATTGCGTTATCTCTTAAAAATATAATGAAAACTTTTACAGGAATTTGTGATGGCGAAATTACAACTACCGAACACGGAACTGATGGATTTGGCTACGATCCCATTTTTAAACCCACAGGAAACACTCAGACCTTTGCAGAAATGCCTTTAAGTAAAAAAAACACCATAGGGCATCGCGGAAAAGCCGTTTCTTTATTAGTAGAATATTTAAACAATTTACAACCCTGA
- the rlmH gene encoding 23S rRNA (pseudouridine(1915)-N(3))-methyltransferase RlmH yields MTIKLLAIGKTDNKLLQGLIEDYQKRLGFYIKFEFEIIPDLKKVKNLSEEQQKQKEGELILGKLNATDVLVLLDENGKQMDSVGFSNYLQKHMNSGIKQLVFVIGGPYGFSQEVYTKAQGKVALSKMTFSHQMIRLFVIEQLYRGFTILKNEPYHHR; encoded by the coding sequence ATGACCATTAAATTATTGGCCATCGGAAAAACCGATAATAAGCTCTTACAAGGCTTAATAGAGGATTACCAAAAACGTTTGGGGTTTTATATTAAATTTGAATTTGAAATTATTCCTGATTTAAAAAAGGTTAAAAACTTAAGTGAGGAGCAACAAAAACAAAAAGAAGGCGAACTTATCTTAGGAAAACTAAATGCTACAGACGTACTTGTACTTTTAGATGAAAATGGTAAACAAATGGATTCTGTTGGATTTTCTAACTACCTCCAAAAACATATGAACTCGGGTATTAAGCAACTCGTTTTTGTAATTGGAGGCCCATATGGATTCTCTCAAGAAGTATACACCAAAGCTCAAGGAAAAGTTGCTTTATCCAAAATGACTTTTTCTCATCAAATGATACGCTTATTTGTTATTGAACAATTATATCGCGGATTTACAATTCTAAAAAACGAACCTTATCACCACCGTTAA
- a CDS encoding DUF4421 family protein has protein sequence MIRKIVFLLLFIWPSLLVQAQVLKDLDSLKFIQLVDKLFIDHDINNYSFRLFTNYKYKQFSVKNETGFRARFVPNNKFGVGFGVASSKLLIDIAFNVKTNTDDVTHRFDMQGTSIIGKKNYVNFYVQTYKGFNVKNNFGAPFVFRDDIRSVTVGFNYLRTIPDIEFSYSMLKAGIDHLDRKVYITGGIGAFGFYDYFSARGDILSDLPEASFNEEARIRRYNSTAVGVLGGVMSVFRLHGDFTASCNIMPGIGLTYKHVTLHDGTYKPSNPILLKMDYTFAVGYNVKRYYVSLIYGGGVYTTDLDFDNDYRFNLTKAKLAIGYKIGSGKKTYHYR, from the coding sequence ATGATTAGAAAAATTGTCTTCCTTTTGCTTTTTATATGGCCTTCTTTATTGGTACAAGCACAAGTTTTAAAGGATTTAGATTCTTTAAAATTTATTCAATTGGTTGATAAACTTTTTATTGATCATGATATAAATAATTATTCCTTTAGACTATTTACAAATTATAAATACAAACAATTTAGTGTTAAAAATGAAACGGGTTTTAGAGCTCGATTTGTACCAAACAATAAATTTGGAGTTGGTTTTGGTGTTGCTAGTAGTAAACTACTTATTGATATTGCCTTTAATGTAAAGACGAATACAGATGATGTTACGCATAGATTTGATATGCAAGGAACATCTATAATTGGGAAAAAAAATTATGTTAATTTTTATGTGCAAACCTATAAGGGTTTTAATGTGAAAAATAATTTTGGAGCACCTTTTGTGTTTCGAGACGATATACGTTCTGTAACAGTAGGTTTTAATTATTTACGTACAATACCAGATATAGAATTTTCGTATTCCATGTTAAAAGCAGGAATAGATCATTTAGACCGCAAAGTTTATATAACCGGCGGTATTGGCGCTTTTGGTTTTTACGATTATTTTAGTGCTAGAGGAGATATTTTGTCAGACTTACCTGAAGCTTCTTTTAATGAGGAAGCACGTATAAGACGTTATAATAGTACGGCGGTAGGTGTTTTAGGAGGTGTAATGTCTGTATTTAGATTGCATGGGGACTTTACAGCATCTTGTAATATTATGCCAGGAATAGGTTTAACGTATAAACATGTGACTTTGCACGACGGAACTTATAAACCTTCAAATCCTATTTTGCTTAAAATGGATTATACATTTGCAGTTGGGTATAATGTAAAGCGGTATTATGTGAGTTTAATTTATGGAGGTGGTGTTTATACTACAGATTTAGATTTCGATAATGATTACCGTTTTAACCTTACCAAAGCAAAACTTGCTATAGGCTATAAAATAGGATCAGGTAAAAAAACATACCATTATCGTTAA
- the hpf gene encoding ribosome hibernation-promoting factor, HPF/YfiA family → MTINIQYIHMSTSEAMNEHVTTKLNKLALKYDWIISAEVIFETIKNEKEEGKICKIELSAPGPRIFASSQERTYELAVKNTINDLDIQLKKRKHTFVNS, encoded by the coding sequence ATGACAATTAACATTCAATATATTCACATGTCTACAAGCGAGGCAATGAATGAACATGTAACTACAAAACTTAATAAATTAGCTTTAAAATACGATTGGATTATTTCTGCCGAAGTTATTTTTGAAACCATAAAAAACGAAAAAGAAGAGGGGAAAATTTGTAAAATTGAATTGAGTGCTCCTGGACCAAGAATTTTTGCATCATCTCAAGAACGTACTTATGAATTAGCTGTTAAAAATACAATTAACGATTTAGATATTCAGTTGAAAAAGCGTAAACATACTTTTGTAAACTCTTAA